The segment TGCTCACATTGTCAAAAAAATTGATAAACAATCATTTTTAACAGCATTACAAGAGTATCGTTTATTACATGGAAATGAAATATCAAATATACAATTTTGCGATGTTTTTAATAGCTCATCTAGCAAGACAGCATATTATTTTTTACAGAAGCTAAAATTTGAAATAGTGGGAAGCAATAAACATAGAAAATATATTATACCTGCACATAAGCAAGCTATCGTAGCGATCAGATAGTGTGGCTTATTAGTTGGGTGATAAAACTAATAAGTTAGGCGATAAACGCAAAAATAAAAAGCCTCACCTGTTTGAGAAGTGAGACTTTTCATTTTAAACTAGTAAGCCAAATAGTTGAATGTCGTTGTTAACTTCTTTGTATTTGAAGCCGAATTCGTCCATTCGAGCAAGTAAGCCTTCATAATCCTCACGATTGCCGAGCTCGATACCAACTAGGGCAGGACCGCTTTCCTTATTGTTTTTCTTTGTATACTCAAACGTTGTAATATCATCGTTTGGTCCAAGCACGCTTGTTAGGAATTGGCGAAGTGCCCCTGCACGCTGAGGGAAGCTAACAATAAAGTAGTATAATAAACCTTCGTGAATTAAAGATTTTTCTTTAATTTCCTGCATACGGCCAATATCATTATTACCACCGCTAATAATGACAACAACAGATTTTCCTTTAATTTCCTTTTTGTAAAAATCGAGTGCTGCTACTGATAATGCCCCAGCAGGCTCAGCAATAATTGCATGCTTATTATATAAATCTAAAATCGTTGTACAGACTTTTCCTTCAGGGACAAGCACAATATCGTCTAAATAACGACGACAAACATTGTATGTGTGATGCCCAACGCATTTTACAGCAGCCCCATCAACAAACTTATCAATCCAGTCAAGTGCTACTGCGCCGCCTTCTGCAAAAGCAGCCTGCATACTGCCAGCCCCAGCAGGCTCTACGCCAACAATTTTACTAGTAGGAGAAAGGTTTTTCACATAGGCAGAAACACCTGACATTAAGCCGCCGCCACCAATGCTGCCAAATACATAGTCAATTGGCTCCTCCATATCATTCATAATTTCCACTGCTACAGTTCCTTGACCAGCAATAACATCAAAATCATCGAATGGATGAATAAAGATTTTGCCATGCTCTTCACAATAGCTTTGTGCACTTTCAGCGGAGTCATCAAATGTATCACCTGCTAAAATGATTTCCACATACTCGCGGCCAAACATACGCACTTGGTCTATTTTTTGCTTTGGTGTCGTTTGAGGCATAAAAATGCTAGCTTGAATTTTTAATTGGGCACAGGCATAAGCTACGCCTTGGGCATGATTGCCTGCACTTGCACATACAACGCCATTCTTGCGAGCCTCGTCCTCAATTTTTTTGATTTTATAATAGGCTCCACGAAGCTTAAAGGAGCGTACATGTTGTAAATCCTCGCGCTTAAAATAAATATTAGCTCCGTATTTCTCGGATAAATAGTCGTTTTTTTGTAGTGGTGTATGCACAACTACATCTTTTAAAAAATGATGTGCAATAAGGACATTCTCCACTTGCACGGTTTTAGTATCAGCAACTTCCATAATATTCATCCTCCGTTATACGTTTAAAACATTTATCTATGATAGCATATTTTATAAGCTTTTTGGTATTAATTTTTAGTAAATTCTAAATTTTCCGTGTCTATTTTGTGATGTAAGCGATTTCTTGAAAAAATCTCATAACGAGTATGGTCAAGCATATACTAGACTAGCGATAGGAGGGTGACTGTTGGAGATTATTCAAGGAATTTTATCTACATACAGGCAATTTTTCGATTGGGCGATGTGGCAGGAGGTGCTAACAGACCCTGTATCTTGGGGACTGATTTCTTCCTTAATACTTATAGAAGGCTTACTATCAGCGGATAATGCACTAGTCCTAGCCGTTCTTGTTAAACATTTACCAGATAAACAACGAAAGCGAGCATTAATGTATGGTATGCTAGGGGCCTACTTTTTTAGGTTTTTATTTATAGGAATCGGCGTGTATCTCGTAGAGTTTTGGTTTATTAAAGTGCTAGGCGCTTTATATTTAGGGTGGCTTTGTATCGCTCATTTTCTTCAAATAGGGCAGGAGGATCAGATGAAGGAGATGAAAAAATCAGGGCTGATGGTACGCATTTTCGGGACATTTTGGGCGACGGTTATTTCAGTGGAGCTGATGGATATTGCCTTTTCCATTGACTCTATATTTGCTGCCTTTGCGGTATCTAATCAGGTGTGGGTGCTATTAGTTGGTGGGATGTTGGGTATTTTAATGATGAGGACAATTGCAGGAGTATTTTTAATGATTATTGAAAAAATCCCTGAGCTTGAAGCGACTGCCTTTATTATTATTGGTGTTATTGGCATAAAAATGCTTGTGAGTGTTATTGGAATCCATGTGCCACATTATTTATTTTTCCTCTTTTTATTAATTGCTTTTTCCATTACTTTTGTTGTTCATATGATTAATAGAATAAAAACTGCCTAATGAAAAAGGCTCTGTTCCCAAGCGTGAGAACAGAGTCTTTTTTTAGTTTGTATATTGATCAGGGTCGACAATATAGAATTTTTCAACACTTAGCCAGCTTTCACTCATTGGTTCACCATTATCGATACGTTTTTCAGTTTCCTGCATCATCCAGCCAGTTTGTGAGGCATGTGCTTGTAATGCTTTTACTTTGTCCATTTTCATTTCACGAATATCGTAGACAATATGTGGCTCACCATTTTTTTCAACCGTATCGTTTGCAAACGCACAGGCTAATATTTGTGGGCGAGCAGCTTTTGGCATACGGCGTACAGCCTCAACAACAGCACGTGCCGTTGCTTCGTGGTCAGGATGAACAGCAAAGCCCGGTAAAAATGTAAAGATAAGAGATGGTGTAAGCTCCTCAATCAATCCTTCTACAAGCTTTACCATTTTTTCATCATCTTCAAATTCAATTGTTTTATCTCGGAAGCCGAGCATACGTAAATCTTGAATACCCATGGCTTCTGCGGCTGCAACTAATTCTTTGCGGCGAATTTCTGGTAAGGATTCGCGTGTTGCAAACGGTGGATTTCCTAAATTACGCCCCATCTCGCCTAATGTTAAGCAGGCATATGTAACAGGTGTATTCATCTTTTTTGTATAGTAGGCGATTGTTCCAGCAACTGAAAAAGCCTCATCGTCTGGGTGAGGGTAAACAATTAAAATATGACGTTGTGGTTGTAAATCCAAAATAGTCATCCCCCTTAATAAGTAAATGGTGTTTCGCTAATTTCTAACGCAATTGCTAGTTTTCCAGTGTAATCTAATCCAGCCATTAATAAACGGCCTAAATCATCTAATTCATAGTGTGTAATACCTTGTGCATAAACCCAGCCATGCGGTAATTTTAAACCAACACGATGGGGCGCTTTGTCTACGACTTTAGCAAGCTCATAATTGATTTTGGCGTTGCGAATAAAAGCACCTGCGTTAAAGAATTGTTCGTCGTAGTGTGCTGCGTAAGAACCGTTTGTCGTCTCAAGATGAATATAAACGTCTTTGTTGGCGAAAGAATTTAATAATTCCTGCAACGTTTCTACTTGTACTTCTTGCATCTTAACACTCCTCTCGATTATTTATACTTATAAGTATAGTAAAAAAAATTTAGAAAGGGAAATTGATTGCTTTTATAATGACAAATTAATCATCATCCCGAATTATTCATAGCTAACTGACCTGAGTTCGTTTTGTCATATTTCTTATCACAGACCAAGTTTCTCTGGAATTTAAATGGAGGAATAAATGATTTAGGCCAGTTGATACTTAAAAAATGGGAATTTACCTGTTTTTAGGCAGACTTATCCCTTGGTACGGGTTCGATTTTTTAAAAAAGTGATCTAGTTGGTGGAAAGCTGCTGCACTCTGGTCAGAATGTCTGAAAAGAAGCGCGCATAGACGAAGCTGGACGCTAATTTGAAATGCAGGTAACGACCAGATTTTACAAGTTTACTGGCAACTTTAATTAACCGTGTGCGAATGGTTTGGATTTGAAGCCCATTTTTCGCAGATGGAAACGTTAATGTACGTAACCAATTCGTTAAATTGTAGGCGAGTAAACTGATCATCATGCGTGCTTCGTTCACTTGGAAATCATGGCTTTTCATTTGATCGAATCCGAAGCCATCTTTCGCCTCTTTAATGAAGTTTTCCATTGCGCCACGTTTTTGATAGGACGTGAGAATGGCTTCCGGTGAAAAGGCAGTTTCGCTTAAATTTGTGACGAAAAAGGCATGGGTGAAGAACAGTTCACCTGCTGGGCGTGTAGACTGAATAATGATGCGACGTGACGTATTCCATGAACCAGCCTGATAGATTGACTCCTCCACATAACGTTCGGCTTTTGTGACATCACGGATTTCAGATGTTGGATGTAGTTCTTCCGCAAGTGCTTTCAGTCTGGCGTTCGACTTTAAACGAATGATGTAATAGACCGATTCATCTTCGCAAAGTTTGTATAAGTCGGGTACTGCGAAGCCGCTATCACCACGCACGAGTGTTGTCGTTTCGGGAAAGTTTTCGTTGTAATGATCCAGTAAAGGGCGGACAAATTCCACGACACCGTTTGATGTATACCTATTCCCTGGGCGTAGCTGCGCTTTTAAAAAATCACCGGTGAAGCCGTCAAACGCAACGAGTGGATGAAAGCCGACTGTGCCGTAATGGCTATTGTATGAGGCATTTTCTTGCTTGCCATATGTATCCGCATGAGACGAATCCAGATCAATTAAAAGAGTCGTCGATTGACGTAACTGATGCACCCGGTCCAGTAGTTCTTGATTCGCCGCTTGAAGTTGTTGGAGTGCCTGTTTGTCAAAGCGTTTGAAAAATCGAGATAAAGATGGCTGAGATGCAAGTGCTGGTTTTCCAAGTACACGCGTGAAAACTGGATCGTGCGTTAATGTATCCGCTGCGTCATCCTCGTGATAGCCTGCGATGAGCTGATATATTTTTTGACGAAGAAGTTCCATATTGTCATGGATACAGTAAGAACGCTCATCTTTTAAGTGAAGGTGTTTGGCGATTGTTTTGGAAAAGCCGATTTTTTCATCGAACTCACGGAAGATAAATTGGCCTGTATCAGAAGAAAGCTCACCTCCATCGTGAGTTAATTTCAGTTGGTGATTGAAA is part of the Lysinibacillus sp. FSL K6-0232 genome and harbors:
- the bshB2 gene encoding bacillithiol biosynthesis deacetylase BshB2, producing the protein MDLQPQRHILIVYPHPDDEAFSVAGTIAYYTKKMNTPVTYACLTLGEMGRNLGNPPFATRESLPEIRRKELVAAAEAMGIQDLRMLGFRDKTIEFEDDEKMVKLVEGLIEELTPSLIFTFLPGFAVHPDHEATARAVVEAVRRMPKAARPQILACAFANDTVEKNGEPHIVYDIREMKMDKVKALQAHASQTGWMMQETEKRIDNGEPMSESWLSVEKFYIVDPDQYTN
- a CDS encoding IS1380 family transposase; the encoded protein is MIRLPQTTLHFNHQLKLTHDGGELSSDTGQFIFREFDEKIGFSKTIAKHLHLKDERSYCIHDNMELLRQKIYQLIAGYHEDDAADTLTHDPVFTRVLGKPALASQPSLSRFFKRFDKQALQQLQAANQELLDRVHQLRQSTTLLIDLDSSHADTYGKQENASYNSHYGTVGFHPLVAFDGFTGDFLKAQLRPGNRYTSNGVVEFVRPLLDHYNENFPETTTLVRGDSGFAVPDLYKLCEDESVYYIIRLKSNARLKALAEELHPTSEIRDVTKAERYVEESIYQAGSWNTSRRIIIQSTRPAGELFFTHAFFVTNLSETAFSPEAILTSYQKRGAMENFIKEAKDGFGFDQMKSHDFQVNEARMMISLLAYNLTNWLRTLTFPSAKNGLQIQTIRTRLIKVASKLVKSGRYLHFKLASSFVYARFFSDILTRVQQLSTN
- the ilvA gene encoding threonine ammonia-lyase IlvA, yielding MEVADTKTVQVENVLIAHHFLKDVVVHTPLQKNDYLSEKYGANIYFKREDLQHVRSFKLRGAYYKIKKIEDEARKNGVVCASAGNHAQGVAYACAQLKIQASIFMPQTTPKQKIDQVRMFGREYVEIILAGDTFDDSAESAQSYCEEHGKIFIHPFDDFDVIAGQGTVAVEIMNDMEEPIDYVFGSIGGGGLMSGVSAYVKNLSPTSKIVGVEPAGAGSMQAAFAEGGAVALDWIDKFVDGAAVKCVGHHTYNVCRRYLDDIVLVPEGKVCTTILDLYNKHAIIAEPAGALSVAALDFYKKEIKGKSVVVIISGGNNDIGRMQEIKEKSLIHEGLLYYFIVSFPQRAGALRQFLTSVLGPNDDITTFEYTKKNNKESGPALVGIELGNREDYEGLLARMDEFGFKYKEVNNDIQLFGLLV
- a CDS encoding YojF family protein — translated: MQEVQVETLQELLNSFANKDVYIHLETTNGSYAAHYDEQFFNAGAFIRNAKINYELAKVVDKAPHRVGLKLPHGWVYAQGITHYELDDLGRLLMAGLDYTGKLAIALEISETPFTY
- a CDS encoding TerC family protein, whose amino-acid sequence is MEIIQGILSTYRQFFDWAMWQEVLTDPVSWGLISSLILIEGLLSADNALVLAVLVKHLPDKQRKRALMYGMLGAYFFRFLFIGIGVYLVEFWFIKVLGALYLGWLCIAHFLQIGQEDQMKEMKKSGLMVRIFGTFWATVISVELMDIAFSIDSIFAAFAVSNQVWVLLVGGMLGILMMRTIAGVFLMIIEKIPELEATAFIIIGVIGIKMLVSVIGIHVPHYLFFLFLLIAFSITFVVHMINRIKTA